TCCCAACTGTGCGGCGCAAGAGGGCCATGCGCCCCAACCCTGACCGGCTTGAACGTTCTCAGCAACAGCGATCTGCTGCGCCCGTGTGGCATTTTCCGGAGCGCCAGCTCCACCAAAGGCGGCCCAGGTGCTGGGCGTGAACTGCAGTCCACCGGAGAATCCGTTGCCGGTGTTGGTGGCCCAGTTTCCGCCACTTTCACACTGTGCCAGTGCGTCCCAAGTACCGCCGTCTGCGGCGTTAGCTCCGGTTCCAGCTACTGCCATGCCGCCACCCACGAGGGCACCTACTGCTAGTACGCGGCCAAAATTTCGTGCCAATTTAATATTCTTCATCGATGCGCTCTCCCAAAGGCCACCGCGCGCTCCATCCGTCCCCGGACATCTGTGCACCACCGTCCAACCTGTAAATATGGAGGTTGTTTCCGTGACCTGCCGCATGACGGTGTTCGGTGTGGGCAGGTCCGGGCAATCGTGGCCACCAAAGAACGCGGCCTGTCCAAAAGGACATGTCTAACAGTAAGTCGAAACCAAATCGATATGCAAATCAGGTATCTGTTACCTTCTTGTCATATATTTTAACAGGTTCATGGTGTATGCACTTTTATTGTCGATATCAGGTTGGGGTGCAGCGTGGACCCATTATGACCGCCAAAACCCTGTTGAGGTTGGAGATGATGACACCCCATCGTTCCTCCTGGGTGTCATCATCTCCAACCTCAACAGGGCGGGGCTGTCAGGGGCTTAGTTCAGGGTGTTCAGCGCCTGATCCAAGTCCGCTATCAAGTCTGCAACGTCCTCGATGCCAACAGAGAGACGAATCAAATTCTCCGGCACGGCCAGCTCGGTGCCTTTCACCGATGCATGGGTCATCTCCGAGGGGTAGTTCATCAGCGATTCAATCCCACCCAATGACTCAGCCAAGGTAAATACGTGGGTGGATTCCGCCACTTGGCGTGCCGCCTTTTCACCACCCTTGAACTGAACAGAGATCATGCCACCAAAGCCGCGCATTTGACGGGCCGCCAACTCGTGTCCGGGGTGACCGGGCAGTCCGGGATACAGCACGCGCTCTACTTCAGGACGCGTGCTCAGCCACTCCGCTACGGCCTGCGCGTTGGAGCAATGCCTGTCCATTCGCACGCCAAGGGTCTTCAACCCCCGAGTTGTCAACCAGGCTTCCATTGGCGCGGACACGGCACCTACGGCAAACTGCACAAACCCGATCTTCTCTGCAGCTTCCGCGTCAGAGAGAATAACGGCGCCACCGCAGGCATCCGAGTGCCCACCGATGTATTTAGTTGTCGAGTGCACCACAATGTCTGCTCCCAGCGAGAGCGGATTCTGCAGATAAGGAGAAGCGAACGTGTTATCCACCACCAGCAGCGCGCCAACACCGTGAGCCGCCTCGGCAAGTGCGGAAATATCGGTGATCTTCATCATCGGGTTCGAGGGTGTTTCCACCCAAATCATCTTTGTTGCACCCTCTGGCCCGCCAGCACCAACGGCGGCAGCCAACGCGGCGCCGTCGTTCATATCCACAACAGAATTACTGATTCCCCAGACAG
This genomic window from Arthrobacter sp. TMP15 contains:
- a CDS encoding cystathionine gamma-synthase, with the translated sequence MSNPHSDSTGFNTRAVHAGQTPDPTTGAVIPPLYQTTTFAQDGIGKLRNGYEYGRGTNPTRDALQAQLAALEGGEFAFSFASGLAAEDALIRALLLPGDHIVMGNDVYGGTYRLISRVLSVWGISNSVVDMNDGAALAAAVGAGGPEGATKMIWVETPSNPMMKITDISALAEAAHGVGALLVVDNTFASPYLQNPLSLGADIVVHSTTKYIGGHSDACGGAVILSDAEAAEKIGFVQFAVGAVSAPMEAWLTTRGLKTLGVRMDRHCSNAQAVAEWLSTRPEVERVLYPGLPGHPGHELAARQMRGFGGMISVQFKGGEKAARQVAESTHVFTLAESLGGIESLMNYPSEMTHASVKGTELAVPENLIRLSVGIEDVADLIADLDQALNTLN